The Streptomyces sp. RKAG293 genome includes a region encoding these proteins:
- a CDS encoding phenylalanine--tRNA ligase beta subunit-related protein: MPPTNTAQPLNITVAPEVHDLVPGFVPLVVEARGLTNGPSDERSSALLDDAVRRLTARLAGRAPHEDPHLAAWRDAYSAFGAKPSRTRNSAEALARRALADGGLPRINLLVDLYNAVSVAHLVPVGGEDTDHILGGMRLVRAGGDERFETAAGGEPVVEHPEPGEVVWQDDTGVTCRRWNWRQGVRTRLTEDSVNAVFLLERLAPMPLDELHTAAGELAEGLRLLSPAAEVTVREAD, encoded by the coding sequence ATGCCCCCGACGAACACCGCTCAGCCCCTGAACATCACCGTGGCCCCCGAGGTGCACGACCTCGTACCCGGCTTCGTCCCGCTCGTCGTCGAGGCCCGCGGCCTCACCAACGGGCCGAGCGACGAGCGGAGCTCCGCGCTGCTCGACGACGCCGTGCGCCGGCTCACCGCACGGCTGGCCGGCCGCGCCCCGCACGAGGACCCGCACCTCGCGGCCTGGCGGGACGCGTACAGCGCCTTCGGCGCCAAGCCGTCCCGCACCCGCAACTCCGCCGAGGCGCTGGCCAGGCGCGCGCTCGCCGACGGCGGGCTGCCGAGGATCAACCTGCTCGTCGACCTCTACAACGCCGTCAGCGTGGCCCATCTGGTGCCGGTCGGCGGCGAGGACACCGACCACATCCTCGGCGGGATGCGGCTGGTGCGGGCCGGCGGCGACGAGAGGTTCGAGACCGCGGCCGGTGGCGAGCCGGTCGTCGAGCACCCCGAGCCCGGCGAGGTCGTCTGGCAGGACGACACCGGGGTCACCTGCCGCCGCTGGAACTGGCGTCAGGGCGTCCGCACCCGGCTGACGGAGGACTCCGTCAACGCCGTCTTCCTGCTCGAACGCCTCGCGCCGATGCCGCTCGACGAGCTGCACACCGCCGCGGGAG
- a CDS encoding transglutaminase family protein, with amino-acid sequence MELLQDVPGPAAYLAADDVIDHEHPLVRETAERLRAGATGPDDYARAAFEFVRDTVPHSGDAGDPRVTWRASDVLRLRTGICHAKSHALTALLRAEGIPTGLCYQRLTDEAGGNPLVHALVAVLLPGRTRWARQDPRGNKPGVDARFSVERERLAWRVRPEFGEADYPVVYAAPPPAVLESLQRATDRPHLWQLLPTAL; translated from the coding sequence ATGGAACTCCTCCAGGACGTACCCGGTCCTGCGGCCTATCTCGCCGCCGACGACGTCATCGACCATGAGCATCCGCTGGTGCGCGAGACCGCGGAACGGCTGCGCGCCGGTGCCACCGGGCCCGACGACTACGCCCGGGCGGCCTTCGAGTTCGTCCGCGACACCGTTCCGCACTCCGGCGACGCCGGCGACCCCCGGGTGACCTGGCGCGCCTCGGACGTCCTGCGGCTGCGCACCGGCATCTGCCACGCCAAGTCGCACGCCCTCACCGCGCTGCTGCGGGCCGAGGGCATCCCCACCGGGCTCTGCTACCAGCGCCTCACCGACGAAGCCGGTGGCAATCCGCTGGTGCACGCCCTCGTCGCCGTCCTGCTGCCCGGGCGGACGCGCTGGGCGCGGCAGGACCCGCGGGGCAACAAGCCGGGTGTGGACGCGCGGTTCTCGGTGGAGCGGGAGCGGCTCGCCTGGCGGGTCCGTCCCGAGTTCGGCGAGGCCGACTACCCGGTGGTGTACGCCGCGCCGCCGCCCGCCGTGCTGGAATCTCTGCAGCGCGCCACCGACCGGCCGCACCTGTGGCAGCTGCTGCCCACCGCGCTGTGA
- a CDS encoding STAS domain-containing protein, whose protein sequence is MYDDQPAFGASRRSVAGTTVVELWGELDVLAAAGLSPFLDALARVADSDFVIDLRPVTFIDCSGLSLLCRFRMRALENGGRIRIVSADPSFARLLRLTRLGRVFEIHADLASALARHADDAGPGATNGAIA, encoded by the coding sequence ATGTACGACGATCAGCCCGCCTTCGGCGCCAGTCGGCGATCGGTGGCCGGGACCACCGTGGTCGAGCTGTGGGGTGAACTGGACGTCCTCGCCGCGGCGGGGCTGTCCCCTTTCCTCGACGCCCTCGCCCGGGTGGCCGACTCGGACTTCGTCATCGATCTGCGGCCCGTGACGTTCATCGACTGCAGCGGTCTGTCGCTGCTCTGCCGGTTCCGGATGCGTGCCCTCGAGAACGGGGGCCGCATCCGGATCGTCAGCGCCGATCCGTCCTTCGCGAGGCTGCTCCGGCTCACCCGGCTGGGGCGGGTCTTCGAGATCCATGCCGATCTGGCGTCCGCGCTGGCCCGGCACGCGGACGACGCCGGGCCGGGCGCCACGAACGGCGCGATCGCCTAG
- a CDS encoding low specificity L-threonine aldolase, with product MADAPTVSEQLATDAVRRHDPEVRGFASDNYAGVHPEVLTALALANGGHQVAYGEDDYTAHLQDIFRGHFGPRAEVFPVFNGTGANVTALQSVTERWGAVICAESAHINVDECGAPERVGGLKLLTVPTPDGKLTPELIDLQAFGFEDEHRAQPQVVSITQTTELGTCYTPDEIRAICDHAHQHGMAVHLDGARISNAAATLGVPLAAFTTDAGVDILSFGGTKNGLLMGECIVVLTPERVRAMKHLRKLSMQLASKMRFVSVQFEALLAGDLWLRGARHANAMAQRLEAAVRGVDGVTIVRPVQSNAVFALLPREVSERLQKRYRFYFWNENTGEVRWMCSFDTTEDDVDSFAAAIAAELAGH from the coding sequence GTGGCTGACGCCCCAACCGTGAGCGAGCAGCTCGCCACCGACGCCGTCCGGCGCCACGACCCCGAGGTCCGCGGCTTCGCCAGCGACAACTACGCCGGCGTGCACCCCGAGGTGCTCACCGCCCTGGCCCTCGCCAACGGCGGCCACCAGGTCGCCTACGGCGAGGACGACTACACCGCCCATCTGCAGGACATCTTCCGCGGCCACTTCGGCCCGCGCGCGGAGGTCTTCCCGGTATTCAACGGCACCGGCGCCAACGTCACGGCGCTGCAGTCCGTCACCGAGCGCTGGGGCGCGGTCATCTGCGCGGAGTCCGCGCACATCAACGTGGACGAGTGCGGCGCTCCGGAGCGGGTCGGCGGCCTCAAGCTGCTGACCGTCCCGACGCCGGACGGCAAGCTCACCCCCGAGCTGATCGACCTCCAGGCGTTCGGCTTCGAGGACGAGCACCGGGCGCAGCCGCAGGTCGTCTCGATCACCCAGACCACCGAACTGGGCACCTGCTACACCCCCGACGAGATCCGGGCGATCTGCGACCACGCCCACCAGCACGGCATGGCCGTCCACCTGGACGGGGCGCGGATCTCCAACGCCGCCGCCACCCTCGGTGTGCCGCTCGCGGCGTTCACCACCGACGCCGGGGTCGACATCCTCTCCTTCGGCGGTACCAAGAACGGCCTGCTGATGGGGGAGTGCATCGTCGTGCTCACCCCCGAGCGGGTGCGCGCCATGAAGCATCTGCGCAAGCTGTCGATGCAGCTCGCCTCCAAGATGCGCTTCGTGTCGGTGCAGTTCGAGGCGCTGCTCGCCGGTGACCTCTGGCTGCGCGGCGCGCGGCACGCCAACGCGATGGCGCAGCGGCTGGAAGCGGCCGTCCGGGGGGTCGACGGTGTGACGATCGTCCGCCCGGTGCAGTCCAACGCCGTCTTCGCGCTCCTGCCGCGCGAGGTCAGCGAGAGGCTGCAGAAGCGCTACCGCTTCTATTTCTGGAACGAGAACACCGGTGAGGTCCGCTGGATGTGCTCCTTCGACACCACGGAGGACGACGTCGACTCGTTCGCGGCGGCCATCGCCGCGGAGCTGGCCGGACACTAG
- a CDS encoding SDR family NAD(P)-dependent oxidoreductase has protein sequence MTNGTESQGPLQGAVIAVAGAGGPAGRAMLQRLARAGAHVVAADANPERLAQAVDQARFDAGGADITGEIVDLLDPDATREWAERIEKDHGPVDGLVHLVGGWRGSASFTETDLSDWDFLHKLLIRTVQHTSLAFHDPLLRSTRGRYVLISAAGASSPTAGNAAYAASKAAAEAWTLAMGDSFRKLAGTDPLTAAASVVVIKALVHDEMRAQRPNAKFAGFTDVTDLAEAVTDIWNRPAEEVNGTRLWLTPQP, from the coding sequence ATGACGAACGGGACCGAAAGCCAGGGACCGCTCCAGGGAGCGGTCATCGCGGTGGCGGGGGCCGGCGGACCGGCCGGCCGAGCGATGCTCCAGCGGCTCGCCAGGGCGGGCGCTCATGTCGTCGCCGCCGACGCGAATCCCGAACGGCTCGCGCAAGCCGTCGACCAGGCCCGTTTCGACGCCGGCGGTGCGGACATCACCGGCGAGATCGTGGACCTGCTCGACCCCGACGCGACCCGTGAGTGGGCCGAGCGGATCGAGAAGGACCACGGTCCGGTCGACGGTCTGGTCCATCTGGTCGGCGGCTGGCGCGGCTCCGCGTCGTTCACCGAGACCGACCTCTCCGACTGGGACTTCCTGCACAAGCTGCTGATCCGCACCGTCCAGCACACCTCGCTGGCGTTCCACGACCCGCTGCTGCGCAGCACGCGGGGCCGCTATGTGCTGATCAGCGCCGCCGGTGCCAGCAGCCCGACGGCCGGCAACGCCGCCTACGCGGCGTCGAAGGCCGCCGCCGAGGCCTGGACCCTCGCCATGGGGGACTCGTTCCGCAAGCTGGCGGGCACCGACCCGCTCACCGCGGCGGCCAGCGTCGTCGTCATCAAGGCGCTGGTGCACGATGAGATGCGGGCGCAGCGCCCGAACGCCAAATTCGCCGGCTTCACCGATGTGACGGACCTCGCCGAGGCCGTCACGGACATCTGGAACCGGCCCGCCGAGGAAGTGAACGGAACCCGACTGTGGCTGACGCCCCAACCGTGA
- a CDS encoding DUF6421 family protein yields MSENLSAVVADGAGISGEDIASHPAWAVLKQAVEAIRPWQQKDGSIDFSAEVVPPLADVERTLERVIDAIEQLSPLVPHDSAYHQALVTDLRRWADGGFGVPDFLDSLLAFQPAADRRDGLQHLVVFPMYTQNGNPDRNLEAVALRVVWPDWLAELERTRYDNPLFVPITFQDFTPGYDTNSAVLFPETVAVRQAPERWTWGGIFCDREAARFRAVTAAAVDTLGLELPGEAVRLIEDQELSQQTFVLWDMIHDRTHSHGDLPFDPFMIKQRAPFWMYGLEELRCDLTTFKEAVKLQAEGHPMGLGVQYAILFDRLFRFPVTGERVRNYDGLGGQLLFSYLHKHDAVRWTDNTLHIDWELAPQVTNQLCADIEKLYRDGIDRPKLVHWFAAYDLVATYLSPHPGSVWAKGPDALDLSLPPRKLVDEVLVDEFPLSMFYEALAKKLRDVIASTKGITASGVVRTAA; encoded by the coding sequence ATGAGTGAAAATCTTTCGGCTGTAGTGGCTGACGGGGCCGGGATATCCGGCGAGGACATCGCCTCGCATCCGGCGTGGGCCGTACTGAAGCAAGCCGTGGAAGCCATCAGGCCCTGGCAGCAGAAGGACGGCTCGATCGACTTCTCCGCCGAGGTCGTACCGCCGCTGGCCGATGTGGAGCGCACCCTGGAGCGCGTCATCGACGCGATCGAGCAGCTCTCCCCGCTGGTGCCGCACGACTCGGCGTACCACCAGGCGCTCGTCACCGACCTGCGCCGCTGGGCCGACGGCGGCTTCGGCGTCCCGGACTTCCTGGACTCGCTGCTGGCCTTCCAGCCCGCCGCCGACCGCCGCGACGGCCTGCAGCACCTGGTCGTCTTCCCGATGTACACGCAGAACGGCAACCCGGACCGCAACCTGGAAGCCGTCGCCCTGCGCGTCGTGTGGCCCGACTGGCTCGCCGAGCTGGAGCGCACCCGCTACGACAACCCGCTGTTCGTGCCGATCACGTTCCAGGACTTCACGCCCGGTTACGACACCAACTCCGCGGTGCTCTTCCCGGAGACCGTGGCCGTCCGCCAGGCGCCCGAGCGCTGGACCTGGGGCGGCATCTTCTGCGACCGCGAGGCCGCCCGCTTCCGGGCCGTGACCGCCGCCGCCGTGGACACCCTCGGCCTGGAACTGCCCGGTGAGGCCGTCCGGCTCATCGAGGACCAGGAGCTCTCCCAGCAGACGTTCGTGCTGTGGGACATGATCCACGACCGCACCCACAGCCACGGCGACCTGCCGTTCGACCCCTTCATGATCAAGCAGCGGGCACCGTTCTGGATGTACGGCCTCGAAGAGCTGCGCTGTGACCTCACGACCTTCAAGGAGGCCGTGAAGCTGCAGGCCGAGGGCCACCCGATGGGCCTGGGCGTGCAGTACGCGATCCTCTTCGACCGCCTCTTCCGCTTCCCGGTCACCGGCGAGCGGGTCCGCAACTACGACGGCCTGGGCGGCCAGCTGCTCTTCTCCTACCTGCACAAGCACGACGCCGTACGCTGGACGGACAACACCCTGCACATCGACTGGGAGCTGGCTCCCCAGGTCACCAACCAGCTCTGCGCCGACATCGAGAAGCTGTACCGCGACGGCATCGACCGCCCCAAGCTCGTGCACTGGTTCGCCGCGTACGACCTGGTCGCGACGTACCTCTCGCCCCACCCCGGATCGGTGTGGGCCAAGGGCCCGGACGCCCTCGACCTCTCGCTGCCGCCGCGCAAGCTCGTGGACGAGGTGCTCGTCGACGAGTTCCCGCTGAGCATGTTCTATGAGGCACTCGCGAAGAAGCTGCGCGATGTGATCGCCTCGACCAAGGGGATCACCGCGAGCGGCGTCGTACGGACGGCGGCGTGA
- a CDS encoding glycerophosphodiester phosphodiesterase family protein, producing MNFLTVGHRGVMGVEPENTLRSFARAEREGLDQIELDLHLSKDGALVVMHDAEVDRTTDGTGRIGDLTLDELRELDAGQGERVPVLEEVLDAVSGPIQAEIKDVAAARVLAKVLRERDEVGRVSVLSFHDEALREIHELLPESHRVLVASELGRDLVSRARAVGARMVSLELPQLSLDVVRRCRDAGLAVIAWTVNTPQELDLAHALGLDGIVTDLPSIDGRAMRRIAGRA from the coding sequence ATGAACTTCCTCACCGTCGGTCACCGGGGTGTCATGGGCGTGGAGCCCGAGAACACCCTGCGTTCCTTCGCCCGCGCCGAGCGCGAGGGGCTGGACCAGATCGAGCTCGATCTGCACCTGAGCAAGGACGGCGCGCTCGTCGTCATGCATGACGCGGAGGTGGACCGCACCACGGACGGCACCGGCCGGATCGGCGACCTCACCCTCGACGAGCTGCGGGAGCTGGACGCGGGGCAGGGCGAACGGGTGCCCGTCCTCGAAGAGGTGCTGGACGCGGTCTCCGGGCCGATCCAGGCCGAGATCAAGGACGTGGCCGCCGCCCGGGTGCTCGCGAAGGTGCTGCGCGAGCGCGACGAGGTGGGCCGGGTGAGCGTGCTGTCCTTCCACGACGAGGCGCTGCGCGAGATCCACGAACTGCTGCCGGAGTCGCACCGCGTGCTGGTCGCCAGCGAACTCGGCCGGGACCTGGTGTCGCGCGCACGGGCGGTGGGCGCCCGGATGGTCAGCCTGGAACTGCCGCAGCTCAGCCTCGACGTGGTCCGGCGGTGCCGGGACGCGGGGCTCGCGGTGATCGCGTGGACGGTGAACACTCCGCAGGAACTGGACCTGGCGCACGCGCTCGGGCTGGACGGCATCGTGACCGACCTGCCGTCCATCGACGGGCGGGCGATGCGTCGGATCGCCGGACGGGCCTGA
- a CDS encoding ABC transporter substrate-binding protein, which yields MRSANLLSPRLAAIAAAALLTLAAAGCAPQEDDSAGGTATPSGTSAASCAPTGLSTRTAGKLTVGTDTPAYDPWFTDDKPANGKGFESAVTYAVAKQLGYAQADVVWQTVAFNNAFAPGAKAFDFDINQVSISDDRKKAVDFSSGYYDVRQAVITLKTSKIANARTIADLRGAKLGAQVGTTSLDVLNDVIKPTQAPAVYQKNDLAKSALKNGQVDGIVVDLPTAFYITGAEVPEAKVVGQFETGGARQEQFGLVLDKGSKLTACVSKAVDALRKDGTLAGLEKQWLSEAVDAPVLK from the coding sequence ATGCGTTCCGCGAACCTGCTGTCCCCGCGCCTCGCCGCCATCGCCGCGGCCGCCCTGCTCACCCTCGCCGCCGCCGGCTGCGCGCCCCAGGAGGACGACTCCGCGGGCGGCACCGCCACGCCCTCGGGAACGTCCGCCGCGAGCTGTGCCCCCACCGGTCTGTCCACCCGCACGGCGGGCAAGCTGACGGTGGGCACGGACACGCCCGCGTACGACCCCTGGTTCACCGATGACAAGCCCGCCAACGGCAAGGGCTTCGAGTCGGCCGTCACCTACGCCGTCGCCAAGCAGCTCGGCTACGCCCAGGCCGATGTGGTCTGGCAGACCGTGGCCTTCAACAACGCCTTCGCGCCCGGCGCGAAGGCCTTCGACTTCGACATCAACCAGGTCTCGATCAGCGACGACCGCAAGAAGGCCGTCGACTTCTCGTCCGGCTACTACGACGTGCGCCAGGCCGTCATCACGCTCAAGACCTCGAAGATCGCGAACGCGAGGACGATCGCCGACCTGCGGGGCGCCAAGCTCGGCGCCCAGGTCGGCACCACCAGCCTGGACGTGCTCAACGACGTCATCAAGCCGACCCAGGCACCCGCCGTCTACCAGAAGAACGACCTCGCCAAGAGCGCGCTGAAGAACGGTCAGGTGGACGGCATCGTCGTCGACCTGCCCACCGCGTTCTACATCACCGGCGCCGAGGTGCCGGAGGCCAAGGTCGTCGGGCAGTTCGAGACCGGCGGCGCCCGGCAGGAGCAGTTCGGCCTCGTCCTGGACAAGGGCAGCAAGCTCACGGCGTGCGTCAGCAAGGCCGTCGACGCGCTGCGCAAGGACGGCACGCTGGCCGGGCTGGAGAAGCAGTGGCTGTCCGAGGCCGTCGACGCGCCGGTGCTGAAGTGA
- a CDS encoding amino acid ABC transporter permease, whose protein sequence is MTVEDVRPDTYRPSERRIERERFRRARTRRAVTIGAVSSLATAGLLIGLVVSSPGWQRTKETFFNAHDARASLPKILDGLWLNLQLMVVCGAVVLVLGLLLAITRTLRGPVFFPLRALATAYVDFFRGLPLIICLLGVVFGVPALRLQGVTTDPVVLGGTALVLTYSAYVAEVFRAGIDTVHPSQRAAARSLGLSSAQTMRHVVLPQAVRRVVPPLLNDLVSLQKDTGLVSIAGAVDAVYAAQIYAGKTFNYTSYVVAGLIFVALTIPMTRFTDWITARMNRRQSQGGTV, encoded by the coding sequence GTGACGGTGGAGGACGTCCGGCCGGACACCTACCGGCCGTCCGAGCGGCGGATCGAACGGGAGCGCTTCCGGCGCGCCCGCACCCGGCGCGCGGTGACGATCGGCGCCGTCAGCTCCCTCGCCACCGCCGGGCTGCTCATCGGGCTCGTCGTCAGCTCCCCGGGATGGCAGCGCACCAAGGAGACCTTCTTCAACGCGCACGACGCACGCGCGTCGCTGCCGAAGATCCTCGACGGGCTCTGGCTCAACCTCCAGCTGATGGTGGTGTGCGGAGCGGTCGTCCTGGTCCTCGGGCTGCTGCTCGCCATCACCCGCACCCTGCGCGGACCGGTGTTCTTCCCGCTGCGGGCGCTCGCCACCGCCTATGTCGACTTCTTCCGCGGTCTGCCGCTGATCATCTGCCTGCTCGGCGTGGTCTTCGGCGTCCCCGCGCTGCGGCTGCAGGGCGTCACCACCGACCCGGTGGTGCTGGGCGGGACGGCACTGGTGCTCACCTACTCGGCGTACGTCGCCGAGGTCTTCCGGGCCGGGATCGACACCGTCCACCCCAGCCAGCGCGCCGCCGCCCGCTCGCTGGGGCTGAGCAGCGCGCAGACCATGCGCCACGTGGTACTGCCGCAGGCTGTCCGGCGGGTGGTGCCCCCGCTGCTGAACGACCTGGTCTCACTGCAGAAGGACACCGGTCTGGTGTCGATCGCCGGCGCGGTCGACGCGGTGTACGCGGCGCAGATCTACGCGGGCAAGACCTTCAACTACACCTCGTACGTCGTCGCCGGCCTGATCTTCGTCGCGCTCACCATTCCGATGACGCGCTTCACCGACTGGATCACCGCCCGGATGAACCGCCGCCAGTCGCAGGGAGGAACCGTATGA
- a CDS encoding amino acid ABC transporter ATP-binding protein, producing the protein MSDGMSAAPVLRLESVRKTFGSSVVLRDIDLSVPPHTVTALIGASGSGKSTLLRCANLLEDIDDGAIFLDGEDITDPRVDPDTVRRRIGVVFQAYNLFPHMTVLDNITLAPRRVHKVARAEAAERARELLARLGLGDKAGEYPDRLSGGQQQRVAIVRALAGRPRLLLLDEITAALDPELVGEVLGVVRDLKDQGMTMVIATHEMGFAREVADQVCFLDAGVVLERGTPKQVFGAPEQERTQRFLRRFAEAGRL; encoded by the coding sequence ATGAGTGACGGCATGAGCGCGGCACCGGTGCTGCGGCTGGAGTCCGTGCGCAAGACGTTCGGCTCCTCGGTGGTGCTCCGCGACATCGATCTCAGCGTGCCCCCGCACACCGTCACCGCGCTGATCGGCGCCTCCGGCTCCGGCAAGTCGACGCTGCTGCGCTGCGCCAACCTGCTGGAGGACATCGACGACGGGGCGATCTTCCTGGACGGCGAGGACATCACCGACCCGCGCGTCGACCCGGACACGGTGCGCCGCCGGATCGGGGTCGTCTTCCAGGCGTACAACCTGTTCCCGCACATGACCGTGCTCGACAACATCACCCTCGCGCCGCGCCGGGTGCACAAGGTCGCGCGTGCCGAGGCGGCCGAGCGGGCCCGTGAACTGCTCGCCCGGCTCGGCCTCGGCGACAAGGCCGGCGAGTACCCGGACCGGCTGAGCGGCGGCCAGCAGCAGCGCGTCGCGATCGTCCGGGCGCTGGCCGGGAGGCCGCGGCTGCTGCTCCTCGACGAGATCACCGCGGCGCTCGACCCGGAGCTGGTCGGTGAGGTGCTGGGCGTCGTCCGTGATCTCAAGGACCAGGGCATGACGATGGTGATCGCCACGCACGAGATGGGCTTCGCCCGTGAGGTCGCCGACCAGGTCTGCTTCCTCGACGCCGGGGTGGTGCTGGAGCGCGGCACGCCGAAGCAGGTGTTCGGGGCGCCGGAGCAGGAGCGCACGCAGCGCTTCCTGCGGCGCTTCGCGGAGGCCGGGCGGCTGTGA
- a CDS encoding GNAT family N-acetyltransferase, with translation MDISERTAQPTFRTATPADVPAVVTLVESAYRGDSSRAGWTTEADILEGQRTDPEGVVEVIEKADSRLVLVERAGELIACCHIERRGDNAYFGMFAVRPTAQAGGLGKTVLAEAERYAATEWDAAQMHMTVITARADLIAWYERRGYTRTGETHPFPYGDERFGVPQRADLEFELLVKDLKGLKAEATG, from the coding sequence ATGGACATCAGCGAGCGCACCGCGCAGCCGACCTTCCGTACGGCCACGCCGGCCGATGTTCCCGCCGTCGTCACTCTCGTCGAGTCGGCGTACCGGGGGGACTCGAGCCGGGCCGGGTGGACGACCGAGGCGGACATCCTGGAGGGACAGCGGACGGACCCCGAGGGTGTCGTCGAGGTGATCGAGAAGGCGGACAGCCGGCTCGTCCTGGTGGAGCGCGCGGGCGAGCTGATCGCGTGCTGCCACATCGAACGCCGCGGGGACAACGCGTACTTCGGGATGTTCGCGGTCCGGCCCACTGCGCAGGCCGGCGGCCTCGGGAAGACCGTCCTCGCCGAGGCCGAGCGCTACGCCGCGACCGAGTGGGACGCGGCGCAGATGCACATGACGGTGATCACGGCGCGCGCCGACCTCATCGCCTGGTACGAGCGCCGCGGCTACACCCGCACCGGCGAGACGCACCCCTTCCCTTACGGGGACGAGCGCTTCGGTGTGCCGCAGCGTGCCGACCTGGAGTTCGAGCTGCTGGTGAAGGACCTCAAGGGCCTCAAGGCAGAGGCCACCGGCTGA
- a CDS encoding VOC family protein: MVNVVSSRILLQPTDLERSRAFYRDELGLAIYREFGSGPERGTVFFLGGGYLEVSGRSGAPMSAALRIWLQVPDVAAAHAELAGRGVTVLRPPVEEPWGLVEMWIADPDGLEIVVVEVPADHPIRYRP; the protein is encoded by the coding sequence ATGGTGAATGTGGTGAGCAGCCGGATCCTGTTGCAGCCGACCGACCTGGAGCGATCCCGGGCCTTCTACCGTGACGAGCTGGGGCTGGCGATCTACCGGGAGTTCGGCAGCGGTCCCGAGCGCGGCACGGTGTTCTTCCTCGGCGGCGGCTATCTGGAGGTCTCCGGGCGCTCCGGGGCGCCGATGAGTGCGGCGCTGCGCATCTGGCTGCAGGTCCCGGACGTCGCGGCGGCGCACGCCGAACTGGCCGGTCGCGGGGTGACCGTTCTGCGGCCGCCGGTGGAGGAGCCCTGGGGGCTGGTCGAGATGTGGATCGCGGATCCCGACGGGCTGGAGATCGTCGTGGTGGAGGTGCCGGCCGACCACCCGATCAGATACCGGCCCTGA